The following proteins are co-located in the Microbacterium profundi genome:
- a CDS encoding RimK family alpha-L-glutamate ligase, translating to MKLAVLSRAPQAYSTQRLRAAALQRGHNVKVLNTLKFAIDLTADEPDLHYRGRPLSDYDAILPRIGSSITYFGTAVVRQFEQMDVYTPNTANGISSARDKLRANQILSRHNIAMPATAFVRNRADVRPAIERVGGAPVVIKLLEGTQGIGVILAPQVKVAEAIIETLHSTKQNVLIQKFIAESRGRDIRALVVGDRVVAAMRRVAAGDEFRSNVHRGGSVERVQLDPAYEQVAVRSAQIMGLRVAGVDMLEGDDGPLVMEVNSSPGLQGIEQATNLDVAGAIIDHIAGQVAFPEIDVRQRLTVSTGYGVAELLVHNAAELVGRTLGESGLWERDITVLTLHRGVSVIPNPRKHVVLEADDRLLCFGKLEEMRGMIPERRRRRAKVRRLPKEPLS from the coding sequence GTGAAGCTCGCAGTTCTCTCCCGCGCTCCGCAGGCGTATTCGACGCAGCGCCTCCGCGCGGCCGCTCTTCAGCGCGGCCACAACGTCAAGGTGCTGAACACGCTGAAGTTCGCGATCGATCTGACCGCGGACGAACCCGACCTGCATTACCGCGGCCGTCCGCTGAGCGACTACGACGCGATCCTGCCCCGTATCGGCAGTTCGATCACCTACTTCGGCACCGCCGTGGTGCGCCAGTTCGAGCAGATGGACGTCTACACGCCCAACACGGCGAACGGCATCTCCAGCGCCAGGGACAAGCTTCGCGCGAATCAGATCCTCTCCCGCCACAACATCGCGATGCCGGCCACCGCTTTCGTGCGCAACCGCGCTGACGTGCGTCCGGCCATCGAACGCGTCGGCGGCGCACCAGTGGTCATCAAGCTTCTGGAGGGAACGCAGGGCATCGGCGTGATCCTCGCCCCGCAGGTGAAGGTCGCCGAGGCGATCATCGAGACGCTGCATTCCACGAAGCAGAACGTCCTCATCCAGAAGTTCATCGCCGAGAGCAGGGGCCGCGACATCCGTGCGCTCGTCGTCGGCGACCGTGTCGTCGCAGCGATGCGCCGCGTCGCCGCCGGCGACGAGTTCCGATCCAACGTGCACCGAGGCGGCAGCGTCGAGCGTGTGCAACTCGACCCGGCCTACGAGCAGGTGGCGGTGCGATCTGCGCAGATCATGGGACTGCGGGTCGCCGGCGTCGACATGCTCGAGGGCGACGACGGACCGCTGGTGATGGAGGTCAACTCCTCGCCCGGCCTTCAGGGCATCGAGCAGGCGACGAATCTGGATGTCGCCGGCGCGATCATCGATCACATCGCAGGGCAGGTCGCATTCCCTGAGATCGACGTGCGCCAGCGATTGACGGTCTCGACGGGGTACGGAGTGGCCGAGCTGCTCGTTCACAACGCCGCCGAGCTCGTCGGCAGGACTCTGGGGGAGTCAGGCCTGTGGGAGCGCGACATCACGGTGCTGACGCTGCACCGCGGGGTCAGCGTCATCCCGAATCCGCGCAAGCACGTCGTGCTCGAGGCCGATGACCGGCTGCTCTGCTTCGGCAAGCTCGAGGAGATGCGCGGAATGATCCCCGAGCGCCGCCGTCGCAGGGCCAAGGTGCGTCGTCTGCCCAAGGAACCGCTGAGCTGA
- a CDS encoding ATP-dependent zinc protease family protein, protein MYRVTKTSHSNTLTGWREWVSLPDAGVDWIKAKVDTGARTSSLHAFDVEEFEREGEAWVRFRVNPWQHTNADATIVECPVHDRRAVRSSSGHAQHRLVVLLAIRIVDQLVISEVTLSNRDEMGFRMLIGREALRRGFIVDPARSFLGGRAPKETRRRNRGRS, encoded by the coding sequence ATGTATCGAGTGACCAAGACATCTCATTCAAACACTCTTACGGGGTGGCGTGAATGGGTGAGCCTGCCCGACGCCGGCGTCGATTGGATCAAAGCCAAGGTCGACACCGGCGCGCGTACGTCGTCATTGCACGCGTTCGACGTGGAAGAGTTCGAGCGAGAGGGCGAGGCATGGGTGCGATTCAGGGTGAACCCCTGGCAGCACACCAACGCGGACGCCACGATCGTCGAATGTCCCGTCCATGACAGACGGGCGGTGCGCAGTTCCTCAGGACACGCGCAGCACCGGCTGGTCGTGCTGCTGGCGATCCGCATCGTCGACCAGCTGGTCATCTCGGAGGTCACGCTCAGCAATCGTGACGAGATGGGATTTCGGATGCTGATCGGTCGCGAGGCGCTGCGACGCGGCTTCATCGTGGACCCGGCACGCTCGTTCCTCGGCGGTCGTGCGCCGAAAGAGACCCGCCGGCGCAATCGCGGGCGCAGCTGA
- a CDS encoding RDD family protein, translated as MTDAENTYPGERLGLPVSGTRTIARAGRRIGALVIDWAAAVIISIAFFQYDAIATLVVFAVVQIVFIPTIGGSPGHRILGMRLVMLGGGWVGLWRPIVRTLLLVLVIPAVIWDPDQRGLHDKAVGTVLIRA; from the coding sequence GTGACGGATGCTGAGAACACGTACCCCGGCGAACGTCTAGGGCTCCCTGTGAGCGGTACGCGCACCATCGCTCGCGCCGGCAGGCGCATCGGCGCTCTCGTCATCGACTGGGCCGCAGCGGTGATCATCTCGATCGCTTTCTTCCAGTACGACGCGATCGCCACGCTGGTCGTCTTCGCCGTCGTGCAGATCGTGTTCATCCCGACGATAGGCGGCAGCCCCGGGCACCGCATCCTGGGTATGCGCCTGGTCATGCTCGGTGGCGGATGGGTGGGGCTGTGGCGTCCGATCGTGCGGACACTGCTGCTCGTGCTCGTGATCCCGGCCGTCATCTGGGATCCGGATCAGCGCGGCCTGCACGACAAGGCCGTCGGCACGGTACTGATCCGCGCCTGA